Proteins encoded by one window of Vigna unguiculata cultivar IT97K-499-35 unplaced genomic scaffold, ASM411807v1 contig_20, whole genome shotgun sequence:
- the LOC114171316 gene encoding uncharacterized protein LOC114171316 has product MEALRQLEENMVTAPVFGPQPRPPVRELSLEDFLKHHPVKFNRKTSPDAANQWLKDLERIFYAKTCPAENMLAFTVYMLTGEAEHWWTSTKSIMEERGKSVTWEAFRGKFLSEYIPDSIRYAKEVEFLQLTQGGKTVTDYAEKFKHLSHFYTLPLDEEWRCQKFENGLRGDIRLMVAL; this is encoded by the coding sequence atggaggccctccgccaacTGGAAGAGAACATGGTGACTGCCCCAGTGTTTGGCCCGCAGCCACGACCACCAGTCAGGGAGTTGAGTCTGGAAGACTTCCTGAAACACCATCCCGTGAAGTTCAACCGGAAGACGAGCCCAGACGCAGCaaaccaatggctgaaggatcTAGAGAGGATCTTTTATGCGAAAACATGCCCAGCGGAGAACATGTTAGCTTTCACAGTATACATGCTCACCGGGGAGGCTGAGCACTGGTGGACCAGTACcaaatccatcatggaggagagagGCAAGTCGGTGACGTGGGAGGCCTTTAGGGGGAAATTCCTCTCGGAATATATCCCAGACAGCATTCGatatgccaaggaggtggaattcctccaactgacccagggagggaagacggTGACCGActatgctgagaagttcaagcacctCAGCCACTTTTATACCTTGccgctcgatgaggagtggagatgccaGAAATTCGAGAACGGCCTCAGGGGagatattcgcttgatggtagcactgtga